The genomic region GCAATGGCAATTGATATACCCCACTGGGCGGTTGATGCTATAGATAAAATAAGAAAGGGCTTTCTTTGGAGAGGAAGAAAAGAAGCTAAAGGGGGACACTGTTTGGTGGCTTGGGGCAAGGTGTGTCGCCCACTTCAGCTTGGTGGACTGGGTATCTCTAGTCTACCGGAACTTGGTTGGGCCCTCCGGATGCGATGGCTGTGGCTACAAAAAACCGACTCCAAAAGACCTTGGACAGGGCTTCCTATTCAGGTTCCAAGTAAAGCCAGAGCGTTCTTCAGTAAAGTCCTTGTCTCGATGGTAGGTAATGGACATAGTACCCTCTTCTGGTCCGATAACTGGTTGCAGGGTAAAAGCATCTCGATCATTGCCCCTAGCCTATTTTCCATAATCCCAAAGAGGGTAGCAAAAAGTAGAACGGTTCATGAGGCCTTGTTAAACAACAGATGGATTTATGATATTAAAGGTGGTCTTACTGTTGGAGTTCTGGCAGATTACTTTAAGCTCTGGGATTGTCTCTCTGGTTTTGAGTTGCACCCTCTCATTGAAGATAGACACATCTTTAGTATAGCCCCAGATGGAAAATATTCAGCGAAGGCAGCTTACAAGGGTCTCTTCCTGGGATCCTGTACATTTGGACACTATAAGCGGGTTTGGAAAACTTGGGCGCCATCAAAATGTCGTTTCTTCCTCTGGCTGGTGGCCCATAACAGGTGCTGGACTGCTGACAGATTAGCAAAAAGGGGGCTCAATCATCCTAGCAGCTGTCCACTGTGTGATCAAGAACCTGAAACTATTAACCACCTGCTGGTCTCATGTGTGTTTGCAAGGATTTTCTGGTATAATCTGCTCAGAAAGTTCGGGTTGGATAACTTAGCTCCCCAGCCGGGCCTGACTTCCTTCCTGGAATGGTGGGAGATAGCTTCTGAATCAGTTCAGGGAATGGTCAAGAAAGGTCTGAGTTCGCTGATCTCTTTGGGGGCCTGGACGATCTGGAATCACCGCAATAGATGCGTGTTTGATGGACAGACCCCCAGTCTCCCCTCTATCCTTCGGCAGGCTGATGATGAGAGAAGACTTTGGGAATTAGCTGGGGCCAAGGGTCTCTCATTCTTGGCAGCTTCTTTGACAAATGGCTGAACCCTACTGTTTCATTTTTAGTAGTTTTTTGAGTCTGGCATTCTTAGACTCTTTCACTTATGTGCGGTACTGGCCTCCGTAAGGAGTTAAATGTTGTAACCCCTGGTCTACTATAGACCTTTTTttcctcttcttaatataatttaaggcgcagttcccctgcgctttcgagaaaaaaaaggaCACACTAAAAATGTTTTAATCTGTGAAGCATTGACATAGTTTAAATGAAAATAACTCGTCTGTAGTTTATCATCATTAATCAACCACATGAAGTTTTGCAGGGTCTCAGTGGatcagccactactatactcactCTACACTCTAGTTTGCATGTCAAATGGACACCCCAACCTCACAAATGAGTTTTTCTGTTGATTACAATTTTCTAGGGTCAAATATGGACAACTTTGATATGCATAACTACTGAGATTAAAGTAGGCACAAGCCCAACTCAGATAAAGTAGCAACACATGTGAATCTTTGTCTCCTTGAAGTAAGAGGCTGTAGAGCCACAGGGCCATCGATATTCCATGCACAAACAACAGCATAGTAACAGGCCAGGTCTTAAAATGACAAGCATAGCATAGTTAAACCAACATATTCTGGGCACAGACAACAGCATAGTAACAGGCAAGGTCTTAAAATGACAAGCATATCATAGCTAAACCAACATATTCCAGGCACAGACAACAGCATAGTAACAGGCTAGGTCTTAGAATGACAAGCATAGCATAGCTAAACCAACATATTCCGCACAGACAACAGCATAGTAACAGGCCAGGTCTTAAAATGACAAGCATAGCATAGTTAAACCAACACATTCCAGGCACAAACAACAGCATAGTAACAGGTAAGGCTGAGGCCCTAGAATGACAAGCATATCATAGCTAAATCAACATATAGTACACAACAACTCATGTTGCTTATCGCAAGAAAGAAAGTCGCATCAATTTCACAATGAAACAACATGAAATACAAAACCTAGTCATTTTCGTCAGTCGAATAAGAGTACAAGACAGAAAATCTACTCATTTCCATCGACCAATTAGCCTTGTAAGTTGTAATATAGTAGTATAGGCCAGGATAATCAAATCATTCATCCTACATTGCTAATTGCTTGGTCTAAGCCTGGCGACAGTTTTTTTTCCCTGAGAATCAATTAGCATGGACATGTACAAAGGATGGCAACTGCAATCAGAGTATTACAGTACCTAACTCCGGCGTCTCCGACGATGCCGATGGCCATGCCGGCAGCGAGGCCAGCGAGGCCGCAGGCGAGTCCGGAGGAGAGGTGCGCGTAGCCGTCGAAGAGGAAGTAGGGCTTGGCCTTGGGGTTGATCCCGGTGGAGATGATGACGGCGATGATGAGGCCGTAGATGCCGAGTACTCCCGCCATGACGACGGGGACGATGGACTTCATGACGAGCTCGGGGCGCATGACGCCCATGGAGGCGACGCCGACGCCGCTCTTGGCCGTCCCGTAGGCGGCGCCCATGCCTAGGCACCAGCCGAGGTGATGGGAGTGAGGAATGGATGGTTGGATCCGGCTGGTGAAAGAGACAGAGAAGGGAGGGAGGGAGATCTGATGGGTGCTTACAGGAGAAGacgagcgcggcggcggcgccgaggAAGCCGAAGAAGGGCGCCGTCTCGTCGCCGCTGAAGGTGGAGGCCGCCatgggtggaggtggaggtggagaagAGGACGGCGCGGGATCTCTTCTTGCTCTCGCCGACCGGAGAGGACGGACAGGGTCAGGCCACGACGCAGCTTCTCCGCTTGGATCTGCGAGTCGCCCCGTTTCTTCTTTCGTCTTTCTGTGGACTAAAAAAAGGGAGTTACTATTCCTTCATGGGCTGATGGGCCGGGATTTAGATGCCTCTTTGGGCTAGGCCCGGTCTCCATGAAATGCAGACTGTTTTGGTATTCCAAAGGATACTTTTTTTTTGTCTTCTCGGTCCATCATCCAGAGATGACAGCGGGTCGAATTATATTCGGGTATAACAATAACTGATCCAATATCATACATAAACCTTCTATAAATATCTATACCCACCAATTCAATCGGGCAAAAAAATATACCCGTACTCGCGCCCACCGGGTACCCGTCGGGTATCGGGTATCCGGTGGATATGCTACTGCAAAATATAAATCAGCATGTAAATTAATGAGCAACACAGTTTATGACAGCTGAGAGTTGATGAACAGCATCATAACATATGAAATTGATAAGCAAAGCAACATTACAAATTTACAAATCATATTACAATTCATGAGTCATGATAAAGACCAGGACTACAGGTCCACACAGTTCAATGTTATTGACAGTTGACACTTGACAGAATGACCGCTCACACAACACAGTGATAGCAAGTCCATGATGTTCATATAGTAGCAGCCAGCCAGCAACTTCATAGTAGCAGCAGCCAACAAGTTCATAGTAGCAACAGCCGGCAAGCCATGATGTTCATATAGTAGCAGGTAGCCAGCAACTTCATAGTAGCAACAGCCGGCAAGCCCCAACAAAGTGATAGATTGCAGTAGCAAGCAAGCCCCAACATCAATATCATGGATCAATGATTTTAGATTGCATGACATCCTAACAAAGTGACAGATCATACAATTATTCAAATATAAATTTAGTAAAATATAGAATGGCTAAATTTCAATATATCGTTGATTCATCCTCATCATCAAGACAAGTCATGAGTGCATTAAGTACATGAGATCTATGACCTAATCTTTACTACtattaagacggtaaggggtaggctgccattccTGGTTCTGCCATTTCCATTTCCATTCCCATGTCTCTGGTCGTACAATCGTCTGACAGGTGGGTCCCACAACCGTGGCCTCTTCTCTGTTTCCCATTCCCACACCTCTGTGCCACATTTCCCATTCCCATACCTGTGTATTGAGTTTGACAGGTGGTCCCACACACATGGCATTTCTGCCTCTTCTCCGTTTCCCCTACCCACATATGCGTCGTTCTGGCAGGTGGGTCTCATTTCCCATTCCCAAACCTGTGCTCCGCGTATATGACCAAATTTTACCAAAGAAGTTATCTGTGTGGGGTCACAACCATGACCAACCAAGACTACACAAGTTGTATACGCACTGCAACTTATAAACAGGTGTGTACACAGTTTAGTGGCTGATGTGGTACTAAGTTTAGCACTTTAGCTTGCAAATACGAAGCACACGCGTCCTGGGAGGCCCATCTGCTTGTTATGGCCCAGACCAAGGCCCAGTATCATAGCAACCGCTCTCTCCCGGGTCAGCGCCTCAGCGGACTCCCCCCTCCGGCCCTCCCCCAATCCCCACCCCCGCTTGTCATCTCCCCCGTCCGTCTCCACGACCTCCTCCTCCAGCTCTCCCTGCTACCGCGTGACGAAACCGCCCATACAACAACCGCGCTGCCGCTACAACCTCACTCTACATAGCGCGAACTATGACTCCATCAAGCCGACCATGGACAAGGAGGAAGAGCGCGAGATCGGGCCTGGGCGGCACGGACATCACGTGTTCCAGGTGCGCGACGGCGAGGGACCTGCTTTGCTCCAACCTTGTCATCACGTCGTCCTAGACATGTCCCTTAGGCCGCGGTGTGCGGATCCAGTCCTACCTTCCTCGAATTTGGTGTCCTCTCACCCGAAAGGGGGCGAGTGCTGCACGGCCCACCGACGCATGGCACGTGGAGCCCCGTAGACGCGGACTTGGTGGAGCTGCTCCTAGAGGGCTTCGTCAAGAGGACGAGCGATAGGGAGCTGGTGCGGCCACCGACAACGACGCCACAGAAGGAGGTCCTCGTGCACGTGGCCATGGGTGGTTTCGTCACGCACTATGGGTAGAACTCCATCCTGGAGAACCTATGGTTCGGGGTGCCCATGGTATCATTGCCGCTATACATGGAGCAGCACCTGAGCACATTCGCGCTGGTGGCTGACATGGGCGTCGCTATGGCGATGGACGTGGACAGGAGGAAGGGACACTTTATGGGCCACTTGATTCTGCTGCATCGATGAAAATGTGGGCTATTTCCTTTGATCACAATCAAGTTGTTGCTAATCTCAACACGGAAGATGGTTACTCAATTCAGGGAAGCTTTCCGAAGACAATACTCTAGGTTGTGATTCTGCTCTTTATGATCGGTTTCATAGCAGGTGGCTTCATTTTGGGGGCTCCTCACAATGCAATTTTGCTGATATTTGTTGTGGACATATTTTGTTTTGTTGATGCACTTCTGATCTGGAATGCTTGCTAGGGTAGCAGAGGCGCGGTTGGGTTTgctaattgaaagggaattaggcttacacctagtccctatttaattttggtgtttgaattgcccaacacaaatatttagactaactagtttgctctagtgtataagttatacaggtgccaaaggttcacacttagccaattaaaaacaccaagtgttgggttcgacaaaagagcaaagggacaaccgaaggcacctctggtctggcgcaccggactgtccggtgtgccaccggacatgtccggcgcaccagaggactcaaacttcgaactcgtcaccttcgggaatttccagaggcgactccgctataattcaccagactgtccggtgtacaccggacatgtctggtgctccaaggaagagcggcctccggaactcgccagcctcgggaatttattGAAGCtgatccgctataattcaccggactgtccggtgtacaccggactgtccggtgtaacagcggggcaacgactatttcggcgccaacggctacctgcgacgcattaaatgcgcgcgctgcgcgcgcagaggtcagacacgcccatactggcgcaccagacaatctacagtgcatgtccggtgcaccaccggacatccaggcgggcccagaagacagagctccaacggtcgaccccaaTGGCTTTTGGTgatgtggctgtcgcaccggacatgtccggtgtgcaccggactgtccggtgcgccatcgaacagacagcctcaccaaacggctagtttggtggttggggctataaatacccccaaccacccaccatttatgaaatccaagttttccagcttccaaccaccatacaagagctagcattcattacaaagcacaccaaaagagatcaaatcctctcccaactccacacaaagccttagtgactagagagagtgatttgtagtgttcatttgagctcttgcgcttggatcgcttctttttctttggcattctttcttgtgatcaaacactcacttgtaattgaggcaagagacaccaatcgtgtggtggtccttgcgggaagtttgattcccaagtgatttgagaaagagaagctcactcggtccgagggaccgtttgggagagggaagggttgaaagagacccggcctttgtggcctcctcaacggggagtaggtttgagagaaccgaacctcggtaaaacaaatccgcgtgtctcacttcattattcgcttgcgatttgttttgcaccctctctcgcggactctattatatttctaacgctaacccggcttgtagttgtgtttatttttgagaatttcagtttcgccctattcaccccctctaggcgactttcaattggtatcaaagcccggtgcttcattagagcctaaccgctcgaagtgatgtcgggagatcacaccaagagggagatggagaccggcgacaagcccactacgagccaagggagcacttcatcggaagagtcccgcaccaagaggaaggagaagaagaaggactcctccaaacggaaggagaaaagatcttcctcttctcaccacaaagagaagaaggaaaaatcttcttctcacaagtcgcatcggaaaggcgacaagcacaagaggatgaggaaagtggtctactacgagaccgacacttcatcaacatcgacctccgactccgatgcgaagtccgtaacttctaagcgccaagagcgcaagaagtttagtaagatccccctacactatcctcgtacatctagatctactccattactttccattccattaggcaaaccgccaacctttgatggcgaagactatgctaggtggagtgatttaatgaaattccatctaacctcactccacagaagtatatggaatgttgttgagtttggagcacaggtaccatccgtaggggatgaagactatgatacggacaaagtagcccaaatcgagcacttcaactcccaagccacaaccatactccttgcctctctaagcaaggaggaatacaacaaggtgcaagggttgaagaatgcaaaggagatttgggaccttctcaagaccgcgcacgagggtgatgaactcaccaagatcaccaagcgggaaacgatcgagggggagctcggtcgttttcgtcttcgccaaggggaggagccacaagatatgtacaaccggctcaaaaccttggtgaatcaagtgcgcaacctcgggagcaagaagtgggatgaccacgaggtggttaaggttattctaagatctctcattttccttaaccccactcaagttcaattaattcgtggtaatcctagatacacactaatgacccccaaggaagttatcgggaattttgtgagctttgaatgtatgatcaagggctcaaagaagatcaacgagcttgacgaaccctccacgtccgaagcacaaccggtggcatttaaggcaacggaggagaagaaggaggagtctacaccgagtagacaaccaattgacgcctccaagctcgacaatgaggaaatggctttaatcatcaaaagctttcgccaaatcctcaagcaacggagggggaaggactacaaaccccgctccaagaaagtgtgctacaagtgtggtaagcccggtcattttattgcaaaatgtcctatatctagtgacagtgacaggggcgacgacaagaagggaaagaggagagaaaagaagaagtactacaagaagaagggcggcgatgcccatgtttgccgggagtgggactccgacgagagctccaccgagtcctcatccgacgaggacgccgccaacatcgccgtcaccaagggactcctcttccccaacgtcggccacaagtgcctcatggcaaaggacgacaaaaggaagaaggttaaatctaaatcctccactaaatatgaatcctctagtgatgataatgctagtgatgaggagaataatttgcgtaccctttttgccgatcttaacatgcaacaaaaggaaaaattaaatgaattgattagtgttattcatgagaaggatgatctcttggactctcaagaggacttccttattaaggaaaacaaaaagcatgttaaggttaaaaatgcttatgctctagaggtagaaaaatgtaacaaattatctagtgagctaagcacatgccatgacactatagacaaccttagaaatgaaaatgctagattaattgctaaggttgattctcatgtatgtgatgtctcaattccaaatcttagaaatgataatgatgatttgcttgctaagattaaggaattgaatgattctcttgctagccttagaatagaaaatgaaaatttgattgctaaggctaaagattttgatgtttgcaatactattatttccgaccttagaactaagaatgatatgttgcatgctaaggttgtagaattaaaatcttgcaaaccctctacatctaccattgagcacatttctatttgtactagatgtagagatgttgatgtcaatgctattcatgatcacatggctttaattaaacaacaaaatgatcatatagcaatattagatgctaaaattgccgagcataacttagaaaatgaaaagtttaaatttgctagaagtatgctctacaatgggagacgccctggcatcaaggatgacattggcttccaaaggggagacaatgtcaaacttaatgcccctccaaagaatttatctaactttgttaaaggcaaggctcccatgcctcaagataacgagggttacattttataccctgccggttatcctgagagcaaaattaggaaaattcattctaggaagtctcactctggccctaatcatgcttttatgtataagggtgagacatctagttctaggcaaccaacccgtgctaagttgcctaaaatgaaaactcctaatgcatcaaatgagcatgacatttcatttaaaacttttgatgcatcttatgtgcttactaacaaatccggcaaggtagttgccaagtttgttgggggcaaacacaagggctccaagacttgtgtttgggtacccaaagttcttgtttctaatgccaaaggacccaaaaccgtttgggtacctaaagtcaagaactaaaattgttttgtaggtttatgcatccgggggctcaagttggatactcgacagcgggtgcacaaaccacatgacaggggagaagaagatgttctcctcatatgagaaaaaccaagatccccaacgagctatcacattcggggatggaaatcaaggtttggtcaaacgattgggtaaaattgctatatcacctgaccatactatttccaatttttttcttgtatattctttagattacaatttgctttctgtatctcaattatgtcaaatgggctacaactgtctctttactgatgtaggtgtcactgtctttagaagaagtgatgattcaatagcatttaagggtgtgttagagtgtcagctatacttggtagattttgatagagctgaactcgacacatgcttaattgctaagactaacatgggttggctctggcatcgccgactagcccacgttgggatgaagaatcttcacaagcttctaaagggagagcacattttaggactaacaaatgttcattttgagaaagacaggatttgtagcgcatgccaagccgggaagcaagttggcgctcatcatccacacaagaacatcatgactagtgacaggccactggagctcctacacatggacctattcggcccgatcgcttacataagcatcggcgggagtaagtactgtctagttattgtggatgattattctcgcttcacttgggtgttctttttacaggaaaaatcccatacccaagagaccttaaagggattcttgagaagggctcaaaatgagttcggattaaggatcaagaaaataagaagcgacaacgggacggagttcaagaactctcaaattgaaggcttccttgaggaggaaggcatcaagcatgagttctcttctccctacaccccacaacaaaatggtgtagtggagaggaagaatcgaactctattggacatggcaagaaccatgcttgatgagtacaagacacctgatcggttttgggccgaggcggtcaacaccgcttgctacgccatcaaccgattatatctacaccgaatcctcaagaagacatcctatgaactcctaaccggtaaaaagcccaatatttcatattttagagtttttggtagcaaatgttttattcttgtcaaaagaggtagaaaatctaaatttgctcctaaaactgtagaaggctttttactaggatatgactcaaacacaaggacatatagagtctttaacaagtcctcaggacttgttgaagtttcttgtgacgttgtgtttgatgagactaacggctctcaagtagagcaagttgatcttgatgagataggtgaagaacaggctccatgcatagcgctaaggaacatgtccattggggatgtgtgtcctaaggaatacgaagagcctccacatgcacaagatcaaccatcctcctccacgcaagcatctccaccaacccaaaatgaggacgaggctcaagttgataaagaggtagaacaaaatgatgagcctcctcaagatgacggcaatgatcaagggggagatgcaaatgatgaagacaaggaggatgaagaaccaaggccgccacacccaagagtccaccaagcaatacaacgagatcaccccgtcgacaccatcctcggcgacattcataaaggggtaaccactcgatctcgtgttgcacatttttgtgagcattactcttttgtttcctctattgagccacacagggtagaggaagcacttcaagattcagattgggtgatggcaatgcaagaggagctcaacaacttcacgaggaacgaggtatggcatttagttccacgtcctaaccaaaatgttgtaagaaccaagtgggtcttccgcaacaagcaagacgagcatggtgtggtgacaaggaacaaagctcgactcgtggccaaggggtattcacaagtcgaaggtttggattttggtgaaacctatgcacccgtagctaggcttgagtcaattcgtatattattagcctatgctacttaccatggcttcaagctttatcaaatggacgtgaagagtgccttcctcaatggaccaatcaaggaagaggtatatgttgagcaacctcctggctttgaagatagtgagtaccctaaccatgtctataggctctctaaggcgctttatgggctaaagcaagccccaagagcatggtatgaatgccttagagatttccttattgctaatggcttcaaagtcggcaaggccgatcctactttattcactaaaactcttgacaatgatttgtttgtatgccaaatttatgttgatgatatcatatttgggtctactaatgaatctacatgtgaagaatttagtaggatcatgacaaagaaattcgagatgtcgatgatgggggagttgaagtattttctaggattccaagtcaagcaactccaagagggcaccttctttagccaaacgaagtacactcaagacattctaaccaagtttggaatgaaggatgccaagcccatcaagacacccatgggaacaaatgggcatctcgacctcgacacgggaggtaagtccgtggatcaaaaggtataccgatcgatgattggctcattgctttatttatgtgcatctcgaccggacattatgctttccgtttgcatgtgtgcaagattccaatcagaccctaaggaatcccaccttacggccgtaaaacgaatcttgagatatttggcttatactcctaagtttgggctttggtaccctcggggatccacatttgatttgattggttattcggatgcagattgggcagggtgtaagattaataggaagagcacatcggggacttgccagttcttgggaagatccttggtgtcttgggcttcaaagaagcaaaattcggtcgctctttctaccgccgaagccgagtatattgccgcaggccattgttgcgcgcaattgctttggatgaggcaaaccctgcgggactatggttacaaattaaccaaagttcctcttctatgtgataatgagagtgcaatccgcatggcggataatcccgttgagcatagccgcactaaacacatagccattcggtatcattttcttagggatcaccaacaaaagggggatatcgagatttcatacattaacactaaagatcaattagccgatatctttaccaagccacttgatgaacaatcttttaccagacttaggcatgagctaaatattcttgattccaggaacttcttttgctaatttgcacacatagcacacaagtatacctttgatcatgtctcttttatatatgctatgactaatatgttttcaagtgtctttcaaaccaagtcataggtatattgaaagggaattggagtcttcagcgaagacaaaggcttccactccactctactactcatccttcgccgtcactccaagcacctctctgtgggggatagatatcccccgggtccactaaaagagtaaaagacctcacaaaaggccTAAGGGCCCAATAACTCgcgaggtcattctttcgtgggcctagggagaaacaaccagcaagggagaatgacatgaggccggattggtgcaaacccggacggcccgcaGCGCCGAGCGAGTGATCGTAACGGAGATccaactttcccgcgctgaagcctccACGCGACGAAGCCATGCAAGGATAAGTCAGCGAGGATTACGTAGGGATAATCTTaaaaggttcactatcttttagctacttgttgttatcttatctacatgtattgccccacggtcga from Zea mays cultivar B73 chromosome 6, Zm-B73-REFERENCE-NAM-5.0, whole genome shotgun sequence harbors:
- the LOC100283904 gene encoding V-type proton ATPase 16 kDa proteolipid subunit encodes the protein MAASTFSGDETAPFFGFLGAAAALVFSCMGAAYGTAKSGVGVASMGVMRPELVMKSIVPVVMAGVLGIYGLIIAVIISTGINPKAKPYFLFDGYAHLSSGLACGLAGLAAGMAIGIVGDAGVRANAQQPKLFVGMILILIFAEALALYGLIVGIILSSRAGQSRAD